A segment of the Candidatus Bipolaricaulota bacterium genome:
GACTGCCGGTGAATAGCCGGAGGAAGGAGGGGATGACGTCAAGTCATCATGTCCCTTATGCCCAGGGCGACACACATGCTACAATGGGGGGTACAAAGGGTTGCGATCCCGCAAGGGGGAGCTAATCCCAAAAAGCCCTCCTCAGTTCGGATTGTGGTCTGCAACTCGACCACATGAAGCCGGAATCGCTAGTAATCGCGGGTCAGCCATACCGCGGTGAATATGTACTCGGGGATTGTACACACCGCCCGTCACACCAACCGAGTGGGGGGTACCTGAAGTCGTCCGCAAGGGCGCCGAGGGTAACCTCCGCGAGGGGGGTGAAGTCGTAACAAGGTAGCCGTAGGAGAACCTGCGGCTGGATCACCTCCTTTCTAGGGAGTATCCGGACCGGGCAGGTGACATTTGCCACGCTATCCCTTTTCATCCCGTCTCTTTCCTTTCGGAAAGGTGACGCATGTTACCTCCATTGAGTGGAAACTCTACCCGTTTCATTCACCTCTTTCCTGTAGGGATCCACCCTCCTCTGCTACCCTGTCACCGAGACGAGGAGGAGATGACGGATATGAAAAAGGTCGTCCGAAGGAAACTTACCTTCGCCCAGCTGTTGCAGGACGCGGGTGATCTGCTCGAGATCGAACGGGGAGAGACGATCTACCAGCCTGGGGATTCAAGCGACTCAATCTACCTTGTGGAAAAGGGACGGGTGAAGCTCGTCTACCTCGATGAGAGTGGGAAGAAGTTGACGCTCTCCATCCTCGATCCGGGGGAGATATTCGGGGAGATGTGCCTTGTGGGGGAGGAGACCCGTCGCCACCAAGCAAGTGCGATCGAGGACGCCGTCGTCCGCCGCATCCGCCGCAAGGAGTTCGCCAGGATTATGGAGGAAGAGCCGCTCTACCTCCAGCTCCTATTGGAACACTTCGCCCGCCGGGTGCGCGAGTTCGAGGAAGCGCTCGAGGATTTCGCGTTCAAGGACATCCAAGCTCGCCTCTCCCGCCGGCTCCTCAAGCTCTCCGACGAATACGGAGTGAAGACAAAAGATGGGATTTTAATCAGCTTTCAATTGACGCATAAGGAACTGGCCGACATGATCGGATCAGCACGGGAGAATACGACCCTCGCATTAAACCGTTTCGCGCGGGAGGGGATCCTCGACAAAAGTCGCTATCGCATCATCATCAAAAACGAAGACGAACTCCGCGCTAAGATCAACGCCCAGAACTGATCGCCCTCCCCCAAGGGACGGAGGCGGCCCGGAAGCGGACGCCGGGCCGCCTTGGCTTTCTCAAATTAGAGCTCCGCGAGCTTCTTGTACTCCTCGTAGCGGGCCCTGCACTCGGCCTCCAACTCGCGGTGCAGGCGAGCCGCCTCCTCGGGGAACGACTTGACTAAGCTCGCGTATCGCACCTCGCTCATCAGGAACTCGTGGAAGTCGCCGGATGGTTCCTTGGAATCGAGCTGGAACGGGTTCTTCCCCTGGGCCTTCAGACGGGGATCGTAGCGGTAGAGAGGCCAGTATCCCACCTCGACGGCGAGTTTCTCCTCCTCCTGTACTTTTCCCATCCCCTTGCGCAGCCCTTGGTTGATGCACGGCGCATAGGCGATGATGATGCTCGGACCGGGATAGGACTCGGCTTCCTGGAACGCCTTCAGGCATTGGTTCATATTCGCCCCCATCGCCACTGAGGCGACGTAGACATAACCGTAGCTCATGAACATTCGCCCGAGGTCCTTCTTCTTTGTCTTCTTTCCGGAAGCAGCGAACTTGGCCACCGCCCCGAGCGGAGTCGACTT
Coding sequences within it:
- a CDS encoding Crp/Fnr family transcriptional regulator, giving the protein MKKVVRRKLTFAQLLQDAGDLLEIERGETIYQPGDSSDSIYLVEKGRVKLVYLDESGKKLTLSILDPGEIFGEMCLVGEETRRHQASAIEDAVVRRIRRKEFARIMEEEPLYLQLLLEHFARRVREFEEALEDFAFKDIQARLSRRLLKLSDEYGVKTKDGILISFQLTHKELADMIGSARENTTLALNRFAREGILDKSRYRIIIKNEDELRAKINAQN